A stretch of DNA from Dehalobacterium formicoaceticum:
TCAACACTCCCTTTTCATTATCTTCACAATTATTATCATACACAATAACCTCAATATCCCTTATTATAAGCAAAATTAAGGCTAAAAGGCAATAACATCATCCCCTGATTGAAACCCCAGGCTTTCGGCTATGCTCCTGCAACGTTAATGTCAAAAGGTATTTTACTTTTCATCGCAAGGGAAACACCTAATTTTATATTTGCAGGGAATACTGCTATAATAAGCGGGGTGATAAAATTGTCTTTAGAAACAACAAAAATAGAGCGGGAGAAAAAAGTGATTGAGGTGATGATCCGGTTGTATTGCACGAAAAACCACCAAACTAAAATCGATTTATGTGATGATTGTCAAAAGCTTCTGGAATATGCTGGTAAACGCTTGGATCAATGTCCCTTTGGCAATCAGAAATCCACATGTGCCCAATGCACTGTGCACTGCTACCAAAAAGAAATGCGGGAGAGAATCAGATCTGTGATGCGCTTTTCCGGTCCCAGAATGGTACTAAGTCATCCTCTGATGGCACTACGCCACTCATTAAATAGATAAAAATCTCTCTCGTCTCCAGTACACAAAAGAAAAGAGGATGCGCGGAAAACAATGAAGTTTCTGTGCATCCTCTTTTCGTCTGATGTCATGGTGATAATTGAACAATTCTACGGCTTAATCACCTTGACTGCCATCGTCTTAAAAACAGCATAGAGTTCATTACCCTTCTGAATATTCATATCCTGCAAGGATTGTCTGGTAATTAAAACTACCAAGGGAATGCCGATATCCAATAGCACTTGGACACTTCTATCGCCGATCTTCAGATCGGTTACCACTCCTTTCAGCATATTTCGGGCACTGCTAATAAAAAAGTTCCGCCGCTTAAAATAATATCCTCAGGAGCAATCGACACCTTGACACGGCCTTCCAGTTCGGTAGAAACAGAAATTTTTACCCCGTTGGCCAAAGCAAATTTTGCATCCCCTTCAGATATAATTTCAGCATCAAAGACATTTTCAGCCTTTCCCGTTCCCATGAGATATAGCTCAAGTTGGTATTGGGAAACCCGGATGCTTCTTCCGATATGGTGCGCCTTCAAGTCACCGCGTTTAATCATTTCATAGATTGTATATTTGGAAAGCTTCAGCTTCTTGGCCACTTCCTCTGGGGTGTACAAAATTTCTTCACTCATCAGTAGTGCCCTCCCATCAAATCCAAAATTAATTCTTCCTACTCTCAAATAGATAAATTCATTATACTACAAATAAAGGCAAAATCAATTGACAAGCATATTTAAGCTCATTATAATTAGTTTTGGTTAGTATTTGTTGGTTTTCGTTTTATTTGTTAAAACATTTTAAAAGGGAGGAAAAAAAGAAATGAAAAAAATGAGTTTACTATTAGTTTTCTTGATGATGTTTGCTTTAGTCCTTACAGGCTGTGGCAACGAAAATGGAACATCTGATGCGGAAGGACCTACAGATGAGGCAGTAGAAATCAACATATCAGCTGCCGCCAGCTTAACAGATGCCCTGACAGAGATTCAAGCCGAATACGCTAAAAAAAGCAATGCCATTTTACAATTCAATTTCGCCGCTTCGGGAACCCTGCAGAAACAAATTCAGGAAGGAGCTCCCTGTGATCTCTTTATTTCAGCCTCTAAGGGGCATATGGATACTTTAGAAGGAGACGGGCTGGTGGTCACAGACTCCCGCAAAGACTTATTGGGTAATACCTTGACCCTGATAGCCACGGCAGAAAAAGCGGATTTGATTACCGGACCAGAATCCTTTACCAATGATGATGTGGCCAGCATTGCCATCGGAGAACCAGAATCGGTGCCGGCAGGAAATTACTCCAAACAAACTTTCGAAAGCTTGGGAATTTGGGATCAAATTCAAGAAAAACTTGTCTTCGCCAAAGATGTGCGTCAGGTGTTACAATATGTTGATTCCGGCAATGCTGACTGTGGTCTTGTTTACAGATCCGATGCCATGTTGCTGGAAACAGGAAAAATCATTGTAGATATGCCTGCGGATTCTCATGACCCCATTGTATATCCGGCCGCTATCATGAAAAATGCTGCGCAACCGGAAGCAGCAAATGCATTCTATGAATTCCTGCAGACAGATTACGCCAAAAAAACCTTCGAAAAATATGGTTTTCAAGTTCTCTAAAGAAAACCACTCATAAAAGGAGTTTAACTAAATGCTAGCCCCGATCATTCTCTCGCTAAAAATTGCCTCTATAGCAACTGTCTTTTCCTTGATTTTAGGCGTTTTTTTCGCCTATTTAATCAACAAAAAGAATGTCCCCGGGAAAAATATTTGGGAGACGATTCTGATCTTACCGATGATATTGCCTCCTTCAGTGACAGGTTATCTGCTTTTAATCGCACTTGGCAAAAGAGGATGGATCGGGCGTTTTTTATTAGAAAATTTTGAACTGCAAATTGTCTTTACCTTGGTCGGCGCGGTTATTGCCGCATGTATAGTCTCACTGCCCCTTATGTATCAGAACGTCAAGGCAGCTTTTCTCACCATCGACCCCATTTATGAACAGGCGGCACAAACCTTGGGCAGCAGTGAAGGGAAAATATTCAGAACCGTGATCATTCCTTTAGCATGGCCGGGAATTATCAGCGGGATTGCCCTTTCCTTTGCCAGGGCTATCGGTGAATTTGGCGCCACTTTAATGATTGCAGGCAATATTCCCGGGAAAACCCAAACTATCCCCACCGCAATTTATTTTGCCGTGGAATCAGGTAATACGGAATTAGCCAATACATTAGTTCTAATTATGACCATCTTTAGCTTTGTCCTAATATTTGGATTAAATACATGGTTAAAGAACAAAAATTATTTAGACCACAAGGGTAGGGCGTAGACGTGAAGATCTATTTTAGGATTAAAAAGAAGCTGGACCATTTTACCATTGACCTGGAATATTCATTTGAAAAGGGAGTTCTTGTAGTTCAAGGGGAATCGGGATCAGGCAAAACCACCCTGCTCAATTGTATCTCCGATCTGAAGAATCCGGATCAAGGCAGGATTAGCTTGGGAGATCTGGTGGTCTTTGACGACACACTTGAAATCAACATCCCCACCCGCTTAAGAAATCTGGGCTATCTATTCCAAAATTTTGCCCTGTTTCCTCATATGAGCGTACATCAGAATATTATTTATGGCATTAAAAACAGTCCCGAATACAAAAACAAAAAAAGCAGGGCGGAGCTTCTTTCTTATTCTGAGCACATTATGAAAACCTTGGGCATCCACCACTTGAAAAAGAAACTGCCTAACAACATCTCCGGTGGAGAGAAGCAACGGGTTGCCTTGACTAGGGCGATTGTCACCAAGCCTAAACTGCTGCTTTTGGATGAGCCTTTTTCCGCCTTGGATCGGGAAACAAAAAAGATTGTCTATCAGGAATTCGCCTCTTTTAAGGAGCTTTTTAAAATCCCGACAATATTAATCACTCATGATAAAAAGGAGAACGAAATGTTTGGGGATGAGTGTATTTATATCAAGGATGGGGTTATTATTGGTTGCCCAACAGAGATTTAAACGCAAAAAATGAGTCAGAGTGAAACAAAAGTTTCCTTCGGCTCATTTTATTTTCTGGCAGGGCATTAAGTCACCTACTGAAGTTCTTTGACCTTATTGCTAAACCAGGCTGTATGCAGATCCTCATCAATTAAGTTGCCCCATAATAAATCAAATAAGGTCTGATGCCCCCCTGCCTTAAGAATAAAATCCTTGTAATCCGCCATAGCTTTTTGCTCCAGCAGAATATTCGCTTTTAATAAATTAGTGACGCCTGAGATACCGGAAAGGTTTCCTGCCAGCTTTCCCGTCAGGGGAGCAACGAATTCCCCCAGCACGGTGGGCTGACCCCCATATTGTTTAATCATCTCCGAAATATTTTTAACATGCTGCTCTTCGATGACCGCTACTCTTTCCAAGGTTCTTTTAAGATAAATATCCTCAACCTTTTTGCTTTGTGCGGCATAGAGATCCACCTGATTCAGTTCTAAGCTGTAAAACCAATTCAGCTTTTGAATGATATCTTTTTCATTTAACACGGCATCACCCCATAAATTAAAATCATCCTTTTCAGTCTTTCCCTAAAAGATAATTTTTATTGATGTAAAATGAGAAAACGCCGACCAAGATCGGAATCCCCTTGGTCGGCGTTAAACCTTGCTGTAGTGCTAATTGAGTTTTTCTTTTATTGCTCTAATGCTCATCCAGCGCATCAGATTTATTTTGGATCCTGCTTTGTCGTTGGTACCAGATAATCTAGCGCCGCCGAAGGGCTGTTGTCCCACTACTGCCCCCGTTGGTCTGTCGTTGATATAAAAATTACCGGCAGCATTGACCAGTTCATTTTCAGCTTGGGCTATTGCATATCTATCCACAGCAAATATTGAACCTGTCAATCCATATTTTGAGGTAGAGTCACAAAGCCTAAGTGTGTCTGCGAAATCTTCATCCTTATATACATAGATCGTTAAAACCGGCCCGAATATTTCCTCTTCCATAGTTCTGAGATGAGGGTTATTAGTAACAACTATGGTAGGTTCAATAAAATAACCGATACTGTCATCATATTTCCCGCCAATTATTATTTCAGCCTCATCTGAATTCTTAACAAATTCAATATATGATGTAATTGACTCAAAAGCTTTTTTATCGATTACAGCCCCCATAAAATTGTTGAAATCTTCAACATCACCAATTTTAACATTTCTTACTTTTTCCAACAGGTTTTCTTTAACTTCAGTCCAGATGCTGCTCGCTATATATGCGCGAGAAGCTGCGGAGCACTTTTGCCCTTGATATTCAAATGCCCCCTCAAGAAGGCCTCGTGATAATGCTTCTATATTGGCAGAAGCATGGCCGATGACGAAATTTTTACCTCCGGTTTCACCGACAAGTCTTGGAAAGGTTTTATATTTGTCAATATTGGTTCCTACAGACCTCCACATATCTTGGAATACCTTTGTTGAACCGGTAAAGTGAATCCCGGAAAGATTTTCATTTGTTAAAATAAGATCTCCAATATCTTGTGAATTTCCGGGGATAAAGTTAATAACGCCGTCTGGAATCCCTGCTTCCTGAAACAATTTAAACACCAGGTAGGCAGAATAAACCGCAACAGCTGCCGGCTTCCATAGTGCAGTATTGCCTGCGATAACCGGTGCTCCTACAAGATTGCTGCCGATGGCAGTGAAGTTAAAAGGAGAGACCGCAAAAATAAATCCTTCAAGAGGCCGATACTCGGTTCTATTCCATATTCCGTCTGAAGATATTGGCTGTTCACTGTAAATTTGATGCAGGCAGCTTGCATTATATCTCATAAAATCTATTAATTCACAAGCTGAATCAATTTCCGCCTGTTTATATGTTTTGCCCTGGCAGAGCATGGTAGCAGCATTGAGTTTAGCCCGCCATTTTCCCGAGGCCAATTCAGCAGCTTTCATAAAAATTGCTACCCTGGATTCCCAATGTAAACTTTCCCAGTTTGCTTTTGCTTTTAATGCTGCCTCAATAGCCA
This window harbors:
- a CDS encoding DUF2383 domain-containing protein, encoding MLNEKDIIQKLNWFYSLELNQVDLYAAQSKKVEDIYLKRTLERVAVIEEQHVKNISEMIKQYGGQPTVLGEFVAPLTGKLAGNLSGISGVTNLLKANILLEQKAMADYKDFILKAGGHQTLFDLLWGNLIDEDLHTAWFSNKVKELQ
- the modB gene encoding molybdate ABC transporter permease subunit produces the protein MLAPIILSLKIASIATVFSLILGVFFAYLINKKNVPGKNIWETILILPMILPPSVTGYLLLIALGKRGWIGRFLLENFELQIVFTLVGAVIAACIVSLPLMYQNVKAAFLTIDPIYEQAAQTLGSSEGKIFRTVIIPLAWPGIISGIALSFARAIGEFGATLMIAGNIPGKTQTIPTAIYFAVESGNTELANTLVLIMTIFSFVLIFGLNTWLKNKNYLDHKGRA
- a CDS encoding TOBE domain-containing protein, encoding MLKGVVTDLKIGDRSVQVLLDIGIPLVVLITRQSLQDMNIQKGNELYAVFKTMAVKVIKP
- the modA gene encoding molybdate ABC transporter substrate-binding protein, producing the protein MKKMSLLLVFLMMFALVLTGCGNENGTSDAEGPTDEAVEINISAAASLTDALTEIQAEYAKKSNAILQFNFAASGTLQKQIQEGAPCDLFISASKGHMDTLEGDGLVVTDSRKDLLGNTLTLIATAEKADLITGPESFTNDDVASIAIGEPESVPAGNYSKQTFESLGIWDQIQEKLVFAKDVRQVLQYVDSGNADCGLVYRSDAMLLETGKIIVDMPADSHDPIVYPAAIMKNAAQPEAANAFYEFLQTDYAKKTFEKYGFQVL
- a CDS encoding nitrous oxide-stimulated promoter family protein, whose protein sequence is MSLETTKIEREKKVIEVMIRLYCTKNHQTKIDLCDDCQKLLEYAGKRLDQCPFGNQKSTCAQCTVHCYQKEMRERIRSVMRFSGPRMVLSHPLMALRHSLNR
- the pruA gene encoding L-glutamate gamma-semialdehyde dehydrogenase: MRNSISKELKFKNEKVLKYLPESPERKELEAELINLKNSLVDIPVIINGKEIRTGNKGQCILPHNKNKVIGEYHKAGKKEVEMAIEAALKAKANWESLHWESRVAIFMKAAELASGKWRAKLNAATMLCQGKTYKQAEIDSACELIDFMRYNASCLHQIYSEQPISSDGIWNRTEYRPLEGFIFAVSPFNFTAIGSNLVGAPVIAGNTALWKPAAVAVYSAYLVFKLFQEAGIPDGVINFIPGNSQDIGDLILTNENLSGIHFTGSTKVFQDMWRSVGTNIDKYKTFPRLVGETGGKNFVIGHASANIEALSRGLLEGAFEYQGQKCSAASRAYIASSIWTEVKENLLEKVRNVKIGDVEDFNNFMGAVIDKKAFESITSYIEFVKNSDEAEIIIGGKYDDSIGYFIEPTIVVTNNPHLRTMEEEIFGPVLTIYVYKDEDFADTLRLCDSTSKYGLTGSIFAVDRYAIAQAENELVNAAGNFYINDRPTGAVVGQQPFGGARLSGTNDKAGSKINLMRWMSIRAIKEKLN
- a CDS encoding ATP-binding cassette domain-containing protein, with the translated sequence MKIYFRIKKKLDHFTIDLEYSFEKGVLVVQGESGSGKTTLLNCISDLKNPDQGRISLGDLVVFDDTLEINIPTRLRNLGYLFQNFALFPHMSVHQNIIYGIKNSPEYKNKKSRAELLSYSEHIMKTLGIHHLKKKLPNNISGGEKQRVALTRAIVTKPKLLLLDEPFSALDRETKKIVYQEFASFKELFKIPTILITHDKKENEMFGDECIYIKDGVIIGCPTEI
- a CDS encoding helix-turn-helix domain-containing protein, which produces MSEEILYTPEEVAKKLKLSKYTIYEMIKRGDLKAHHIGRSIRVSQYQLELYLMGTGKAENVFDAEIISEGDAKFALANGVKISVSTELEGRVKVSIAPEDIILSGGTFLLAVPEIC